One stretch of Hymenobacter chitinivorans DSM 11115 DNA includes these proteins:
- the icd gene encoding NADP-dependent isocitrate dehydrogenase, whose amino-acid sequence MAENKITIKGGKLSVPDQPVIPFIEGDGTGPDIWAASVRVFDAAVEKAYGGSRKLMWKEVLAGEKSFKQTGNWLPNETLDAFRDYLVGIKGPLTTPVGGGIRSLNVALRQELDLYACLRPVRWFEGVPSPVKRPELTDMVIFRENTEDIYAGIEYMNGTPQAQKMLEFLQDEMGVKKIRFPESSSFGIKPVSKEGTERLVRAAIEYAISHNKPSVTIVHKGNIMKFTEGAFKTWGYELAEREFGDKVFTWAQYDKIVAKQGQDVADAQQKAALESGKILIKDSIADAFLQQILLRPSEYSVVATLNLNGDYISDALAAIVGGIGIAPGANINYMTGHAIFEATHGTAPKYAGLDKVNPGSVILSGAMMLEHLGWQEAADLIYKGLEAAIASKRVTYDFERLMEGATLLKCSEFGDEIIARM is encoded by the coding sequence ATGGCAGAGAACAAAATCACCATCAAAGGCGGTAAGCTGAGCGTACCCGACCAACCCGTAATTCCTTTCATTGAGGGCGATGGTACCGGTCCCGACATTTGGGCCGCTTCCGTGCGCGTATTCGACGCCGCAGTAGAAAAGGCCTACGGCGGCTCGCGCAAGCTGATGTGGAAAGAAGTGCTGGCGGGCGAGAAGTCGTTCAAGCAAACCGGCAACTGGCTGCCCAACGAAACCCTGGATGCCTTCCGCGACTACCTCGTGGGCATCAAAGGCCCCCTGACCACCCCCGTCGGCGGTGGTATCCGCTCCCTGAACGTGGCCCTGCGCCAGGAGCTCGACCTCTACGCCTGCCTGCGCCCCGTGCGCTGGTTTGAAGGCGTGCCTTCCCCCGTGAAGCGCCCCGAGCTGACCGACATGGTGATCTTCCGCGAAAACACCGAGGACATCTACGCCGGCATCGAGTACATGAACGGTACGCCCCAGGCCCAGAAAATGCTGGAATTCCTGCAGGACGAGATGGGCGTGAAGAAAATCCGCTTCCCCGAGTCGTCCTCGTTCGGCATCAAGCCCGTGTCCAAGGAAGGCACCGAGCGCCTCGTACGCGCCGCCATCGAGTACGCCATTAGCCACAACAAGCCTTCGGTGACCATCGTGCACAAGGGCAACATCATGAAGTTCACCGAGGGTGCCTTCAAAACCTGGGGCTACGAGCTGGCCGAGCGCGAGTTCGGCGACAAAGTATTCACCTGGGCCCAGTACGACAAAATCGTGGCCAAGCAGGGCCAGGACGTAGCCGATGCCCAGCAGAAGGCTGCCCTGGAAAGCGGCAAGATCCTGATTAAGGACAGCATCGCCGATGCCTTCCTGCAGCAGATCCTGCTCCGCCCCTCCGAGTACTCGGTCGTTGCTACCCTGAACCTGAACGGCGACTATATCTCCGACGCCCTGGCCGCCATCGTGGGGGGTATTGGCATTGCGCCCGGTGCCAACATCAACTACATGACCGGCCACGCCATCTTCGAAGCAACCCACGGCACCGCCCCCAAGTATGCCGGCCTCGATAAGGTAAACCCCGGCTCGGTGATTCTCTCCGGCGCCATGATGCTCGAGCACCTGGGCTGGCAGGAAGCCGCCGACCTAATCTACAAAGGTCTGGAAGCTGCCATTGCCTCGAAGCGCGTAACCTACGACTTCGAACGCCTCATGGAAGGCGCTACTCTGCTGAAATGCTCGGAGTTCGGCGACGAGATTATCGCCCGGATGTAG
- a CDS encoding DUF3800 domain-containing protein codes for MKQPVAFADEYGNTSFDFGRQSTHFIVASIIVDKHDLGLLEIQAEAIRKRHFQTGEIKSKNVATNYKRRLLILEEIGKMNIQIFAVTVDKRALYSEGFKHKASFHKFINGLVYKELYRTLPNLTLVVDEHGSNDYMREFKEYVKKNHIRDLFHGSYFDLENSEKNILIQIADFIAGTIGHHYDENQRKKYSEKGFDTVNFLNLIRHQIASINEFPPNYKDVNYYPIEDEKREFDENIAKLSLRYAIDFIDNKKINNPGDIEQVSFLKLLLFYQRSYQKQGFVPTQELINHLNAGRETRLTPLYFRTSIVGKLRDAGVLIASSSSGDKGYKLPTSVSDIYQFINHSNSIIIPMINRVRKCRDLIKLSTSNTLDILDRSEYSELQKLIDNTN; via the coding sequence ATGAAACAACCAGTAGCTTTTGCAGACGAATATGGGAATACTTCCTTTGATTTCGGAAGACAGAGCACACATTTCATTGTTGCTAGTATCATCGTGGATAAACATGATCTTGGCTTACTTGAAATTCAAGCAGAAGCAATAAGAAAAAGACACTTTCAAACTGGAGAGATAAAGTCTAAGAATGTTGCTACAAACTATAAACGCCGACTTCTAATCCTTGAAGAGATAGGAAAAATGAATATTCAGATATTCGCTGTCACTGTTGATAAAAGGGCGTTATACAGTGAAGGCTTCAAGCACAAAGCATCATTTCACAAGTTTATAAACGGCCTTGTATATAAAGAGTTATATAGAACATTACCAAATTTGACTTTGGTTGTAGATGAGCACGGGTCAAATGATTACATGAGAGAGTTCAAAGAATATGTTAAAAAGAACCATATAAGAGATTTATTTCATGGATCATATTTTGATCTTGAAAACAGCGAGAAAAATATATTAATACAAATAGCTGACTTCATAGCTGGAACCATAGGCCACCACTATGATGAAAATCAAAGAAAAAAATATAGCGAAAAAGGCTTTGATACAGTGAACTTTCTAAATTTAATACGCCATCAAATAGCAAGTATCAATGAATTTCCACCTAATTATAAAGATGTAAACTATTATCCTATCGAAGACGAGAAGCGTGAATTCGATGAGAATATAGCTAAATTAAGCCTTAGATACGCTATTGACTTTATTGATAATAAAAAAATTAATAACCCAGGCGATATTGAGCAAGTTTCTTTTTTAAAGCTTTTACTCTTTTATCAAAGATCTTATCAGAAGCAAGGCTTCGTACCGACACAAGAACTTATCAATCATCTTAACGCTGGAAGAGAAACAAGATTAACACCGCTCTACTTCAGGACTTCAATTGTTGGTAAACTACGTGACGCAGGAGTATTAATAGCTAGTAGCAGCAGCGGTGACAAGGGTTACAAGCTTCCCACAAGTGTATCAGACATATATCAGTTTATCAACCATAGCAATAGCATAATTATTCCTATGATAAATAGAGTCAGAAAATGTCGAGACCTCATAAAACTATCAACAAGCAACACCCTCGATATTTTAGACAGGTCTGAATATAGCGAACTTCAGAAACTTATTGATAACACAAACTAA